A portion of the Chryseobacterium tructae genome contains these proteins:
- a CDS encoding sensor histidine kinase, with translation MKQKQLLFLHIFYWTMYLVGTIIVPYFIFNKEHIIFGLTYFMTSFICFYFNYFFIVHRFFDIKKLYKTILGFFISVTFFVLVRYFTEEVVLKHFFGIINYPEGTEFWYYFFDNIYNSVTPIFISTVFSLFKIYSSLDAERLQLVEEKKSAELKALKTQINPHFIFNTLNNIYSLVYQKSEKALPAIEELGQLLRYSTKDLEKDFIALDKEIGYIDSLVELEKLRLRTPELILVEKDIQHPHLNISPMLLVPFVENAFKHGDLRGKGFELKISDQDEILHFYLLNFKKDRMKDAVSGIGIQNVKKRLEILYPKHELNIKNSETEFIVDLKIDLRDE, from the coding sequence ATGAAACAAAAACAATTGCTTTTCCTACATATCTTCTATTGGACGATGTATTTAGTAGGTACCATTATTGTTCCTTATTTTATTTTTAATAAAGAGCATATTATCTTTGGGCTGACTTATTTTATGACCAGTTTTATATGCTTTTATTTCAATTACTTTTTTATTGTTCATCGTTTTTTTGACATCAAGAAGCTGTATAAGACCATTCTTGGATTTTTTATCAGTGTAACCTTCTTTGTTTTGGTACGTTATTTTACTGAAGAAGTAGTCTTAAAGCATTTTTTCGGAATCATTAATTATCCGGAAGGAACAGAGTTTTGGTATTATTTTTTTGACAATATTTACAATAGCGTGACTCCCATTTTTATAAGCACTGTTTTTTCTTTATTTAAAATATATTCCTCGCTTGATGCAGAAAGGCTTCAGCTAGTAGAAGAAAAGAAAAGTGCAGAACTGAAGGCTTTAAAAACGCAAATCAATCCTCATTTTATTTTCAATACCTTAAATAATATTTATTCATTGGTGTATCAAAAATCAGAAAAAGCTTTACCTGCCATTGAAGAACTTGGGCAACTGTTGAGGTACAGTACAAAAGACTTGGAAAAAGACTTCATTGCCTTGGATAAAGAGATTGGTTATATAGACAGTTTAGTGGAACTTGAAAAGCTGAGGCTCAGAACCCCTGAGCTTATTCTTGTGGAGAAAGATATTCAGCATCCTCATTTGAATATTTCGCCAATGCTACTCGTACCATTTGTAGAGAATGCTTTTAAACACGGGGATCTTCGTGGGAAAGGATTTGAATTGAAAATTTCTGACCAAGATGAAATATTACATTTTTACCTTTTGAATTTTAAAAAAGATAGAATGAAGGATGCTGTTTCAGGAATTGGTATTCAGAATGTGAAGAAAAGGCTGGAAATATTATATCCTAAACACGAGCTTAATATCAAAAACTCGGAAACCGAATTTATTGTAGATTTAAAAATTGATTTACGGGATGAATAA
- a CDS encoding LytR/AlgR family response regulator transcription factor, giving the protein MNKIKCIIVDDEPLAISLLEQYVQKIPFLELVFSTENPIEALEYIQNNDSDLIFLDIQMPELTGINFMKIVGVKQKYILTTAYSEYALEGYEHNIIDYLLKPISFERFLKSAMKAQERFSFHDEEAHFFVKSSGQQHRINFNEILYIEVSRTM; this is encoded by the coding sequence ATGAATAAAATAAAATGTATCATTGTTGATGACGAACCTCTGGCGATTTCACTTCTTGAACAATATGTACAGAAAATTCCTTTTCTTGAGCTGGTTTTTTCTACAGAAAACCCTATTGAAGCATTAGAATATATTCAGAATAATGATTCAGACCTCATCTTTTTGGATATTCAGATGCCTGAGCTTACAGGAATCAATTTTATGAAAATTGTCGGAGTTAAACAAAAATATATTTTAACAACAGCTTATTCGGAATATGCCTTAGAGGGTTATGAACATAATATCATTGATTATCTTCTGAAACCTATATCATTTGAAAGGTTTCTCAAAAGTGCTATGAAGGCTCAGGAGCGCTTTTCTTTCCACGATGAAGAAGCTCATTTCTTCGTTAAATCTTCGGGGCAGCAGCATCGAATCAACTTTAATGAAATTCTTTATATTGAAGTATCAAGGACTATGTGA
- a CDS encoding LytTR family DNA-binding domain-containing protein produces the protein MNIRTAEEEYIVLETLKSMENQLPDKFVRIHKSFIINLDKIKSIGAKKVSLPELEIPIGDSYRANLLYRLK, from the coding sequence GTGAATATCAGAACAGCTGAGGAAGAATACATTGTTCTTGAGACGCTTAAATCTATGGAAAATCAGCTGCCTGATAAGTTTGTAAGAATTCATAAATCTTTTATTATTAACCTTGATAAAATCAAAAGTATCGGGGCTAAAAAAGTAAGTCTGCCTGAATTGGAGATCCCAATAGGAGATAGCTATAGAGCTAATTTATTGTATAGGCTGAAATAA
- a CDS encoding nuclear transport factor 2 family protein encodes MKKQNLIFVLTLFCCMNVYSQNNSKALIKETIEMYFDGWKRGDTLKVGKAMHSTCKLKNLKEDKVVVFDRKTYLSGFRPKATVENIGSKILSLDITGNIAAAKCEIKTAKYIFIDYFNLMYTEGRWYIVDKISTRKEISKDN; translated from the coding sequence ATGAAAAAACAAAACCTGATTTTCGTATTAACTCTTTTTTGTTGCATGAATGTGTATTCACAAAACAATTCTAAAGCCCTAATAAAAGAAACAATAGAAATGTACTTTGACGGCTGGAAGAGAGGAGACACCCTGAAGGTAGGAAAAGCAATGCACAGTACTTGTAAACTTAAAAACCTGAAAGAAGATAAAGTAGTTGTCTTTGACAGGAAAACCTACTTAAGCGGGTTTAGGCCTAAAGCCACTGTCGAAAACATAGGGTCTAAAATATTAAGCCTTGATATCACCGGAAATATTGCCGCCGCAAAATGCGAGATAAAAACGGCGAAATATATTTTCATAGATTACTTTAACCTCATGTATACAGAAGGCAGATGGTACATCGTTGACAAAATTTCAACCAGAAAAGAGATATCAAAAGATAATTAG